One genomic region from Metallosphaera tengchongensis encodes:
- a CDS encoding ABC transporter permease has product MLIVMGLARYLIKRIAERLVLLFGILVFNFAIFQVLPTLYGINPAELYVPLTYKGLPRSELVQALDAQFGLNLPLPERFFIYIKSLLTFHLGISMSYQEPVITLVEQRFPVTALLVIPSLILSSILAVVLGLYSISRQGKIGDSVVSFTSIMTYFIPAFWLGEIVLYFFGFYFKIFPTNLGEAITNNGHPLQGVVYWVDLLKFLTLPILFITVISYGVRNILFRNNGIELMGSNFVNYLRARGIDDRNILYKHITRNAIIPVVTRVGIDIAFLFAGVVFIEDVFNIPGLGRLLVRASENLDVPLLGGDFYIISLFAVVILLALDLVYPLIDPRVKYE; this is encoded by the coding sequence ATGTTGATAGTTATGGGATTGGCAAGATACTTGATAAAGAGAATCGCTGAGAGACTAGTGCTCCTATTCGGTATATTAGTTTTCAATTTCGCAATTTTCCAAGTACTTCCCACCTTATATGGCATTAATCCGGCTGAGCTCTACGTTCCCCTCACATATAAGGGTCTACCCAGAAGCGAGCTTGTCCAGGCTTTGGATGCTCAGTTTGGGTTGAACCTTCCTCTCCCGGAGAGGTTCTTCATATACATTAAATCTCTCCTGACTTTCCACCTGGGTATATCCATGAGTTATCAGGAACCTGTAATTACTCTAGTGGAGCAAAGGTTCCCAGTTACAGCCTTGTTAGTTATACCAAGCTTAATCTTAAGTTCAATTTTAGCTGTAGTCTTGGGACTTTACTCCATTTCTAGGCAAGGGAAGATAGGTGATAGCGTTGTTAGCTTTACCTCAATAATGACGTATTTTATACCAGCGTTCTGGCTTGGGGAGATAGTACTATACTTCTTTGGATTCTACTTTAAGATTTTCCCCACAAACCTAGGCGAAGCTATTACAAATAACGGTCATCCTCTTCAAGGTGTAGTTTACTGGGTAGACCTGTTGAAGTTCCTCACTCTGCCCATTCTATTCATTACGGTAATAAGCTACGGAGTCAGAAACATCCTTTTTAGAAACAACGGAATAGAGCTCATGGGGAGTAACTTCGTTAATTATTTGAGGGCAAGAGGGATCGACGATAGAAACATTCTATATAAGCATATTACAAGGAACGCCATAATACCAGTAGTCACAAGGGTGGGAATAGACATTGCTTTCCTCTTTGCGGGGGTCGTTTTCATAGAGGATGTGTTCAATATCCCAGGATTGGGGAGGTTACTTGTTAGGGCTTCTGAGAACCTTGACGTACCCTTACTTGGGGGAGATTTCTACATCATAAGTCTGTTCGCGGTAGTCATCCTACTCGCGTTAGATCTAGTTTACCCCCTTATCGATCCTAGGGTGAAATACGAATGA
- a CDS encoding ABC transporter permease, giving the protein MNKVVTDLLSRKSFIFSVVVIAFFVILALAAPILTSYNNPYSISQQFVAAPYAVPSWATLFPQYRSLPPNVHLTLTGSGGNEVNSTYIRVVVPPGGTENVSFPIKWNWSHPYNVIISFNLLAPDTTGFNVNLYLNNLNIMTLSPIPITPTVQVKPGTVNHVMFNSESINPSNSPYVNSLPFQDQPLASYEFPSAALPKPGLYYLVVSFQNTGNSKETFLISNPQFSSLGFAYGRLGTDDNGGSVFSEFIYGARFDLYLSLVASALIIGIGLIIGLLAGYIGGFTDLTLNALTDFFLLIPGLPLLIVLISIFDATGVIVNVNKALIILLIISFLSWPGTAKIIRGQTLSLRNRTFVEASRALGEGKFRILFRHIVPNLMGILFAQLAYDVPGVILAESGLDFLGLGIINFPTWGNMLGFATNNISFVNGFAWWWVLPPGIGIILLSTAFYYFGTAMLDVLSPYKLRGE; this is encoded by the coding sequence ATGAATAAGGTAGTGACGGATCTTCTGTCTAGGAAGAGTTTTATCTTTTCTGTGGTTGTTATAGCCTTTTTCGTCATATTGGCCTTAGCGGCACCCATCCTGACCTCTTACAACAACCCCTATTCTATTTCACAACAATTTGTGGCAGCACCGTATGCTGTCCCATCGTGGGCTACACTCTTCCCCCAATACAGGTCTTTGCCACCCAACGTTCATCTTACACTAACTGGCTCTGGAGGGAATGAAGTAAACTCCACGTATATCAGGGTTGTAGTCCCTCCAGGAGGTACTGAAAACGTCTCCTTCCCTATCAAGTGGAACTGGTCCCATCCATACAACGTAATCATTTCGTTCAACTTACTCGCCCCAGATACCACTGGATTTAACGTAAACCTTTACCTAAACAACCTGAACATAATGACCCTTTCACCCATACCTATTACTCCTACTGTGCAAGTGAAGCCAGGTACAGTAAACCATGTGATGTTCAATTCGGAATCAATAAACCCAAGCAATTCGCCATATGTGAACTCCCTCCCATTCCAAGATCAGCCCTTGGCTTCCTATGAGTTCCCATCTGCTGCCCTTCCTAAGCCGGGGCTATATTACCTGGTTGTCTCCTTCCAAAACACTGGTAACTCCAAGGAGACCTTCCTGATATCTAACCCTCAATTTAGCTCACTGGGTTTTGCCTACGGCAGGCTCGGAACAGATGATAATGGAGGTAGCGTCTTCTCAGAGTTCATATACGGGGCCAGGTTCGATCTTTACCTTTCCTTGGTTGCCTCAGCCCTAATTATTGGAATAGGTTTAATAATAGGTTTGCTTGCTGGGTATATAGGTGGATTCACGGACCTTACCCTAAATGCCTTGACGGACTTTTTCCTCCTCATTCCGGGTTTGCCTTTACTGATTGTCCTTATTAGTATATTTGACGCCACTGGCGTAATAGTTAACGTGAATAAAGCGCTGATAATCTTGCTCATCATATCCTTTCTCTCGTGGCCAGGCACTGCAAAGATAATCCGTGGTCAAACCTTATCACTGAGGAACAGAACATTCGTTGAAGCTTCCAGAGCCTTGGGGGAGGGAAAGTTCAGGATCCTCTTCAGGCACATAGTACCTAATCTTATGGGCATTCTCTTCGCGCAACTGGCGTACGATGTCCCTGGAGTAATATTGGCAGAGTCAGGGCTTGATTTCCTAGGTCTAGGAATCATCAACTTCCCCACCTGGGGGAACATGTTGGGCTTTGCAACCAACAATATCTCCTTCGTAAACGGGTTCGCCTGGTGGTGGGTTCTCCCTCCAGGAATAGGGATAATCCTCCTAAGCACAGCTTTCTATTACTTCGGAACTGCCATGCTGGACGTGTTAAGTCCCTACAAACTTAGAGGTGAATAA